GTTCTTCGGAACGGCGTCCCAGCGCGGGCCGAGGTCGCGTACGCGACGCGGCCAGGACGCGATGATCCGGCTCGACATCGAACTCGACGAAGCCGCCTTCGGGACGACCAAGGACATCCAGGTCGACACGGCCGTGGTGTGCGGCACGTGCAGTGGTGAGGGCGCGGCGCCGGGAACCTCGGCCCAGACCTGCGACATGTGTCGCGGGCGGGGCGAGGTGTCCCAGGTGACGCGGTCCTTCCTCGGGCAGGTCATGACGTCCCGTCCCTGCCCGCAGTGCCAGGGGTTCGGGACCGTCGTTCCGACACCGTGCCCCGAGTGCGCGGGCGACGGGCGGGTGCGGTCGCGCCGGACGCTCACCGTGAAGATCCCCGCGGGGGTCGACAACGGTACGAGGATCCAGCTCGCCGGTGAGGGCGAGGTGGGGCCCGGTGGTGGTCCCGCCGGTGACCTCTACGTCGAGATCCACGAGCTGCCGCACGCGCAGTTCCAGCGGCGCGGGGACGACCTGCACTGCACGGTGACCCTTCCGATGACGGCGGCGTCACTGGGCACGAAGGTGCCGCTGGAGACGCTCGACGGGCTGGAGGAGGTCGACATCCGTCCGGGCACGCAGT
The DNA window shown above is from Streptomyces sp. NBC_01451 and carries:
- the dnaJ gene encoding molecular chaperone DnaJ codes for the protein MATDYYAVLGVRRDASQDEIKKAFRRLARELHPDVNPDPKTQERFKEINAAYEVLSDPQKKQVYDLGGDPLSQAGGGAGGFGAGGFGNFSDIMDAFFGTASQRGPRSRTRRGQDAMIRLDIELDEAAFGTTKDIQVDTAVVCGTCSGEGAAPGTSAQTCDMCRGRGEVSQVTRSFLGQVMTSRPCPQCQGFGTVVPTPCPECAGDGRVRSRRTLTVKIPAGVDNGTRIQLAGEGEVGPGGGPAGDLYVEIHELPHAQFQRRGDDLHCTVTLPMTAASLGTKVPLETLDGLEEVDIRPGTQSGQSIPLHGRGVTHLRGGGRGDLLVHVEVMTPSKLDPEQERLLRELAKLRGEERPMGQFQPGQQGLFSRLKDAFNGR